In Bacillus sp. FJAT-45037, the following are encoded in one genomic region:
- a CDS encoding DUF502 domain-containing protein yields MWKTFQKNIIAGILFLLPAIATIYVIQFLFTLIDSFLGSFVTGILKALNVISTVDDRIYFLGVYTPFSERLLGIGFVLTILLLTWVGALRLKGRGIRVLDSIDQAFRKIPIANSIYTSVEQIVHAFAQERTSFQNVVLVEYPRKGLYTVGFQTGESKEEVQRVTSRQCINVFLPTTPNPTSGWLILVPKEDVIELNMTVEQGLKFIISGGVVVPPDEASEAEQKEAVVHSDEMLVEIRSKREEEKNG; encoded by the coding sequence ATGTGGAAGACATTTCAGAAGAATATTATTGCGGGAATATTGTTCCTCCTCCCAGCAATTGCTACTATTTATGTTATACAGTTTCTGTTTACTCTTATTGATTCTTTTTTAGGCTCATTTGTAACGGGAATTTTAAAAGCATTGAATGTCATTTCTACTGTCGATGATCGCATTTATTTTTTAGGTGTCTACACACCATTTTCTGAACGCTTACTTGGAATTGGCTTTGTATTAACCATCTTATTGCTTACGTGGGTTGGTGCACTGCGGTTAAAAGGTCGAGGAATTAGAGTCCTTGATTCCATTGATCAAGCGTTTAGAAAAATACCGATTGCCAATTCCATTTATACCTCTGTTGAACAAATCGTTCACGCTTTTGCTCAGGAGAGAACGTCATTTCAAAATGTGGTACTCGTCGAATACCCTAGAAAAGGACTGTATACGGTTGGGTTTCAGACGGGTGAATCTAAAGAGGAAGTACAACGAGTAACTTCTAGGCAGTGTATCAACGTTTTTTTACCAACGACGCCTAACCCAACATCTGGGTGGTTGATTTTAGTGCCGAAAGAAGATGTTATTGAACTAAATATGACAGTGGAACAAGGTCTAAAGTTTATTATTTCAGGTGGTGTGGTCGTACCTCCTGATGAAGCGAGTGAAGCGGAGCAAAAAGAAGCTGTTGTTCA
- a CDS encoding NfeD family protein, with the protein MNRIRLKVSLLMIIGALLLIPIQSFVHSETNQSDPVVYYIPVEQTVERGLAAFMKRSFESAKEQGADYIVLEIHTPGGAVDAAGDIARLMRNTDIPIIAYVTKDAISAGAYIALNADEIVMAPGATMGSAGVIDGAGNAAEEKTQSFWLAEMRASAELNDRDPLYALAMADRTVEIPDLGLKNEEFLTLTSSEAVSVGYAEAIASNRAELLEYLELDQVTEQDMQVSFAEQIARFVTNPIIIPILLSVGSLGLVLELYSPGFGVPGLMGLSALGLFFFGHLFAGFAGWESILLFAIGFLLIMIEIFVPGFGIFGVLGIGSIIGGMLLASFSMSSMVISIFIAVILTALGTVFIFRYFGHRGPWKKLILTDSTSSEKGYITNHTRSELMEMDGETLTPLRPSGSAVFNGERLDVVSEGGYIEQGRKIQVVYTSGSRVVVREVKGNL; encoded by the coding sequence ATGAATCGTATTCGGTTAAAGGTATCATTACTTATGATTATCGGTGCGTTACTCCTTATTCCGATTCAATCCTTTGTTCATAGTGAGACTAATCAAAGCGATCCAGTCGTCTACTACATACCTGTTGAACAAACGGTGGAACGAGGTTTAGCGGCTTTTATGAAGCGCTCATTTGAATCGGCGAAAGAACAAGGGGCTGATTACATTGTTCTCGAGATTCATACTCCAGGCGGTGCGGTTGATGCAGCAGGTGATATCGCACGATTAATGCGAAATACTGATATTCCGATCATTGCGTATGTCACCAAAGATGCGATTTCAGCCGGTGCTTATATTGCTTTAAATGCTGATGAGATTGTGATGGCTCCAGGTGCAACGATGGGGTCAGCAGGTGTGATTGATGGAGCCGGTAATGCCGCTGAAGAGAAGACACAATCTTTTTGGTTAGCTGAGATGCGTGCGTCAGCGGAATTGAATGACCGTGATCCTCTATATGCTTTGGCAATGGCTGACCGAACCGTCGAAATACCTGATTTAGGCTTAAAAAATGAAGAATTTTTGACGCTAACATCAAGCGAAGCGGTGAGTGTCGGGTATGCAGAAGCGATTGCTTCTAACCGAGCGGAGTTGCTTGAGTATCTAGAACTAGATCAAGTGACAGAACAAGATATGCAAGTCAGTTTTGCTGAGCAAATTGCTAGATTTGTAACAAATCCAATTATTATTCCAATTTTATTATCGGTTGGAAGCCTCGGACTCGTACTTGAATTGTATTCGCCTGGATTTGGGGTCCCTGGATTAATGGGCCTTTCAGCATTAGGGTTGTTTTTCTTTGGCCATTTATTTGCTGGTTTTGCGGGATGGGAATCGATTCTCTTGTTCGCAATAGGGTTCTTACTAATCATGATTGAAATTTTTGTGCCTGGCTTTGGCATTTTTGGTGTACTCGGCATAGGCTCGATCATTGGTGGGATGCTGCTTGCATCGTTTTCGATGTCCTCCATGGTCATTTCAATCTTTATAGCAGTGATTTTAACCGCACTTGGGACCGTCTTTATTTTTAGGTATTTTGGTCACCGAGGGCCGTGGAAAAAACTTATTCTCACGGATTCAACAAGTTCAGAAAAAGGCTATATCACCAACCATACAAGATCAGAATTGATGGAGATGGATGGTGAAACATTAACGCCGCTGCGACCATCTGGTTCGGCTGTTTTTAATGGGGAACGCCTTGACGTTGTATCTGAAGGAGGATATATTGAACAGGGTAGGAAAATCCAGGTCGTCTATACATCTGGTTCACGAGTTGTTGTTCGTGAGGTAAAAGGTAACTTATAA
- a CDS encoding PhoH family protein, giving the protein MKSIQLEVKSTREIQALLGPNDRHLQRIEELLEVSIVTRGEQVSINGTPENIQYVQKVLASLVQLVRKGISITERDVVYAVELAKRDQLDELHELYEEKVAVTARGKVIIAKTLGQRHYVSAIKKRDMVFGIGPAGTGKTYLAVVLAVTALKEGHVKRIVLTRPAVEAGESLGFLPGDLKEKVDPYLRPIYDALHDVLGVEHTTRLMERGTIEVAPLAYMRGRTLDDAFVILDEAQNTTQEQMKMFITRLGFGSKMVINGDLTQIDLPKGKKSGLKVAIDILQPVKDIGFIYLHASDVVRHTLVQKILTAYETQNEES; this is encoded by the coding sequence ATGAAATCGATTCAACTAGAAGTGAAGAGCACGAGAGAAATCCAAGCTTTACTTGGCCCAAACGATCGTCACCTACAACGTATAGAAGAGTTGCTTGAAGTGTCTATTGTCACAAGGGGTGAACAAGTTTCAATTAATGGGACCCCAGAGAATATTCAATATGTTCAAAAAGTACTGGCTTCACTCGTACAATTAGTTCGAAAAGGGATTTCCATTACAGAACGTGATGTAGTCTACGCAGTTGAACTAGCGAAGCGTGATCAGTTGGATGAACTACATGAGCTTTATGAAGAGAAAGTTGCGGTCACAGCGAGAGGGAAAGTCATTATTGCTAAAACGCTCGGGCAACGTCATTATGTCTCGGCAATTAAAAAACGAGATATGGTCTTTGGTATAGGTCCAGCAGGTACAGGGAAAACGTATCTTGCTGTGGTGTTAGCGGTCACTGCACTAAAAGAAGGTCATGTGAAACGAATTGTGTTAACAAGACCAGCAGTAGAAGCAGGTGAGAGCTTAGGTTTTTTACCAGGTGATTTGAAAGAAAAAGTAGACCCCTACTTACGACCGATCTATGATGCCCTTCACGATGTATTAGGTGTTGAGCACACGACGCGCTTAATGGAGCGTGGAACGATTGAAGTCGCGCCACTTGCTTACATGCGTGGCCGAACGTTAGATGATGCCTTCGTTATTTTAGATGAAGCGCAAAATACAACCCAAGAACAAATGAAAATGTTTATTACTAGACTTGGTTTTGGTTCGAAAATGGTGATCAATGGAGACTTAACACAAATTGATCTACCTAAAGGAAAAAAATCAGGATTAAAAGTGGCTATTGATATATTACAGCCTGTCAAAGACATTGGTTTTATTTATTTACACGCTTCGGATGTAGTAAGGCATACGCTTGTTCAAAAGATTTTAACTGCGTATGAGACTCAAAACGAAGAAAGCTAA
- the yqfD gene encoding sporulation protein YqfD, with translation MRNNWMQAVKGYVRVRVDGAYPERFLNRCIEQRLSIWKVKRVGDERIVFYMDIEDATKIRPLLRTTDCKVTFHDRKGTPAILRKMSLRAGFLIGLAACLAIIFILSNMVWKVEVEGASPHVEHELRQVVQEMGIKRGSFQFSLPSVEQIQRDVTEQVSGATWVGVRQKGTTYQFEVVEQKLPEEAARVSPRHLVAKKKAIIHDIFVEHGQAEVKPNDFVDKGDMLVKGEIGKEGKTEIVAAIADVRGEIWYKSEATIPIERLFTTLTGESKDRHYLSIASVNLPFWGLRGHDFEQTQEFIEEKQFHLFNLSLPLKYVRKEIRETSSYNRTYTKEEAIEEAKRMARVELVRGLPDDAEIIGEKVLHETLENGKIKLQIHYQVLEDITSAQPIIRGD, from the coding sequence ATGCGAAATAATTGGATGCAAGCTGTCAAAGGTTATGTCAGGGTAAGGGTGGACGGAGCTTACCCCGAGCGATTTCTCAATCGATGTATCGAACAGCGGCTATCGATTTGGAAGGTTAAACGAGTGGGTGATGAGAGAATTGTCTTTTATATGGACATAGAAGATGCAACCAAGATTCGTCCGCTATTACGCACAACCGACTGCAAAGTGACATTTCATGATCGGAAAGGGACACCTGCTATTTTACGTAAAATGAGTTTACGTGCAGGTTTTTTAATCGGACTGGCTGCGTGTTTGGCTATTATATTTATTTTATCAAACATGGTTTGGAAAGTAGAAGTGGAAGGAGCCTCCCCGCATGTTGAGCACGAGTTGCGCCAAGTGGTTCAAGAAATGGGGATCAAGCGAGGCAGTTTTCAATTTTCCTTGCCGAGTGTTGAGCAAATTCAACGTGATGTAACAGAACAAGTTAGTGGGGCCACCTGGGTCGGGGTTCGTCAAAAGGGGACGACCTATCAATTTGAAGTGGTCGAACAGAAGTTGCCAGAAGAAGCCGCTCGAGTAAGTCCGCGACATTTAGTTGCGAAAAAGAAGGCCATTATTCATGACATTTTTGTAGAACATGGTCAAGCAGAAGTGAAACCAAATGATTTCGTGGATAAGGGTGATATGCTCGTCAAAGGAGAGATCGGGAAAGAAGGGAAGACAGAAATTGTTGCAGCAATTGCTGATGTTCGTGGAGAAATTTGGTACAAGTCAGAAGCAACGATTCCGATAGAACGGCTTTTTACCACGTTAACAGGGGAATCAAAAGATCGTCACTACCTCTCTATAGCAAGTGTGAATCTACCTTTCTGGGGACTTCGTGGACATGACTTCGAGCAAACGCAAGAATTTATCGAAGAAAAACAATTCCACTTGTTTAATTTGTCGCTTCCTTTAAAGTATGTACGAAAGGAAATTCGGGAAACATCTTCGTATAACCGTACGTACACCAAAGAAGAAGCGATTGAGGAAGCGAAACGGATGGCTCGAGTAGAGCTTGTTCGTGGACTTCCAGATGATGCGGAAATTATTGGTGAAAAAGTTTTGCACGAAACCTTAGAGAATGGTAAAATTAAACTACAGATTCACTACCAAGTACTAGAAGATATCACATCGGCACAACCGATCATTCGAGGAGATTGA
- a CDS encoding HD family phosphohydrolase codes for MRKRFSIDHIPWWKRIRDHRYIRTILFIILALFLYVSMLGNIIPETLDVRLSQIADRDIRSPITTENRIETEEKRSEAIDAINPVYELKRDYAQNQVVKVNDIFELIRRVAFDEEGIVEEEVEEADGEEENDEQLAYIQEVLSSGTSNDLSDETILTLMNSNASQLRIAQEATANAVHEAMSRQISIQNLNDIKQSVDEQFAISTVSKRLLEAMIEIAQFAIIPNYIYDLEGTERLRQEASDRVEPVMIREGQLLVKEGEMVEYEIYEQLRLVGLLEDSFNPNPYIGLALLVLLMIGMLAYYLKEAKTTVQHNNSHLVLFILIFVVTAMLMKMSSLLEGLDISGIGFIVPVAIGAMLLTTLIHPRISLFTSVLFAVVGSIYFNNDGVGTFHFTYGVYILFSAFAGTYYLSRSNRVSRILRAGFFVSLVNIVAIISLLFMRTVQSSWIEVGMHVGFAFLSGFLAAVLTIGLLPFFEAGFGILSTSRLIELSSPNQPLLRKILTETPGTYHHSVVVGNLSEAACEAVGENGLLARVGAYYHDLGKTRRPHYFIENQQKMANPHDQLKPLASTNIIVAHPYDGAALLREHKMPKEIIDIAEQHHGTSLLKFFYYKAKEESDEVVSEDQFRYPGPKPQTKVAAIVMIADSVEAAVRSMSAPTPEKIEGLVRKIITDKLEDGQFDESDITLKQLNQITVTMCESLKGTFHQRIEYPDDKKDKGETKT; via the coding sequence TTGAGGAAACGTTTTTCTATTGATCATATACCTTGGTGGAAGCGTATACGCGACCATCGTTACATACGAACGATTTTATTTATCATTCTCGCGCTCTTTTTATATGTTTCAATGCTAGGTAACATTATCCCCGAAACGCTTGATGTGCGTTTGTCGCAAATTGCAGACAGAGATATTCGATCGCCAATCACGACGGAGAACCGTATTGAAACAGAAGAGAAAAGAAGTGAGGCCATTGACGCCATCAACCCCGTTTATGAATTAAAACGAGATTATGCCCAGAATCAAGTAGTGAAAGTGAATGATATATTTGAGCTCATTAGAAGAGTTGCTTTTGATGAAGAGGGTATAGTAGAAGAAGAGGTAGAAGAAGCTGACGGCGAAGAAGAAAATGATGAACAACTAGCGTACATTCAAGAAGTTCTTTCTTCAGGGACAAGCAATGATTTGTCGGATGAGACGATTCTGACGTTAATGAATTCAAACGCTTCTCAACTTCGAATTGCTCAAGAAGCGACTGCGAATGCTGTACATGAAGCGATGAGTCGGCAGATTTCCATTCAGAATTTAAATGACATTAAACAGTCTGTTGATGAGCAGTTTGCTATTTCAACGGTTAGTAAGCGTCTGTTAGAAGCAATGATCGAAATTGCGCAATTTGCTATCATCCCGAATTATATTTATGATCTCGAAGGGACAGAGCGTCTTCGTCAAGAAGCGAGTGATCGGGTGGAACCTGTGATGATTCGTGAAGGACAGTTGCTAGTAAAAGAAGGCGAAATGGTTGAGTATGAAATTTATGAACAACTTCGTCTCGTTGGTTTACTTGAAGATTCATTTAATCCAAATCCGTATATTGGTCTAGCATTGTTAGTGTTATTAATGATAGGAATGCTCGCCTATTACTTGAAAGAAGCGAAGACGACCGTTCAACACAACAATAGTCATTTGGTTCTCTTTATTTTAATCTTTGTTGTGACGGCCATGTTGATGAAAATGTCGAGCTTGCTTGAGGGTTTGGATATTAGTGGAATCGGATTTATTGTTCCGGTTGCGATAGGAGCCATGCTGCTCACCACCTTAATCCATCCGAGAATTTCATTATTTACGAGTGTACTTTTTGCAGTCGTAGGAAGCATTTACTTTAATAATGACGGAGTAGGTACGTTCCATTTTACATACGGGGTCTATATTTTATTTAGTGCCTTTGCAGGGACGTATTACTTAAGTCGATCCAACCGAGTGTCACGAATTTTGCGAGCGGGATTCTTTGTCTCCCTTGTAAATATTGTGGCAATTATATCGCTCCTCTTTATGAGAACCGTTCAAAGTAGTTGGATAGAGGTGGGAATGCACGTTGGATTTGCCTTCTTATCGGGATTCTTAGCGGCTGTTTTAACAATTGGTTTGCTCCCGTTTTTCGAGGCAGGGTTTGGGATTTTATCAACGTCAAGGCTAATTGAACTCTCTAGTCCCAATCAACCACTGCTTCGAAAAATTTTAACCGAGACACCTGGAACATATCATCATAGTGTCGTCGTCGGTAATTTATCAGAAGCTGCATGTGAAGCAGTAGGAGAGAATGGATTACTAGCACGTGTGGGAGCCTATTACCATGATCTTGGTAAGACGAGACGGCCCCATTACTTTATAGAAAATCAACAAAAAATGGCGAATCCGCATGATCAATTAAAGCCACTGGCGAGCACCAACATTATCGTTGCTCACCCATATGATGGGGCGGCGCTGTTAAGAGAACATAAGATGCCTAAAGAAATCATTGATATTGCCGAACAACACCATGGGACGAGTTTGCTGAAATTCTTTTATTATAAAGCAAAAGAGGAATCAGACGAAGTGGTGAGCGAAGATCAGTTTAGATACCCTGGTCCTAAACCTCAAACAAAGGTCGCTGCCATTGTAATGATTGCTGATAGCGTCGAGGCAGCCGTTCGATCGATGTCGGCTCCTACACCTGAAAAAATCGAAGGGTTAGTACGGAAGATCATTACAGACAAGCTTGAAGACGGACAATTTGACGAATCTGATATTACCTTAAAGCAATTGAACCAGATTACGGTAACGATGTGTGAGTCATTAAAAGGAACGTTCCATCAACGCATTGAATACCCAGACGATAAAAAAGATAAAGGAGAGACGAAAACATGA
- the yqfC gene encoding sporulation protein YqfC yields MKKFKQQMRVWMTKNMQLPADVMMDLPRITMIGQLHIYIENHRGVLRFSNQELRLLLKQGQLLIKGDQFVIKTILPEELLLEGRIDQVIYLNE; encoded by the coding sequence ATGAAAAAATTTAAACAACAGATGAGAGTATGGATGACAAAAAACATGCAGCTTCCAGCAGATGTCATGATGGACTTGCCGCGTATCACCATGATTGGTCAACTACATATTTATATTGAAAACCATCGTGGGGTTTTACGATTCTCCAATCAGGAACTTAGGTTGTTACTTAAACAAGGACAACTGTTAATAAAAGGTGATCAATTTGTGATAAAAACGATTTTACCAGAGGAGCTTCTATTAGAAGGACGGATCGACCAAGTGATTTATTTAAATGAATAA
- the ybeY gene encoding rRNA maturation RNase YbeY has protein sequence MNLTIDLHDETTTLTPEQEKLMTDLITTAVNFEKLDGEIELSVTLVDEARIQEINKEYRGKDTPTDVISFALNDEMEDEIQLVGEGIPNALGDIIVSVAHIKRQADEYGHSFDRELGFLTVHGFLHLLGYDHMTEADEQAMFSRQEEILSEYGLTR, from the coding sequence ATGAATTTAACGATCGATTTACATGATGAAACGACGACGTTAACACCCGAACAAGAAAAATTGATGACAGACCTTATTACGACAGCCGTTAACTTTGAGAAGTTAGACGGTGAGATCGAACTGTCTGTCACACTTGTTGATGAAGCGAGAATACAAGAGATTAATAAAGAATATCGCGGCAAAGACACACCTACAGATGTCATATCATTTGCACTTAATGATGAAATGGAAGATGAAATTCAACTTGTAGGAGAAGGAATTCCTAATGCATTAGGAGACATCATTGTTTCTGTTGCTCATATTAAGCGCCAAGCTGATGAGTATGGTCATTCGTTTGACCGAGAACTAGGTTTTTTAACGGTCCATGGTTTTTTACACTTACTAGGATACGATCATATGACAGAAGCCGATGAACAAGCGATGTTCTCACGTCAAGAGGAGATCTTAAGCGAGTATGGGCTTACAAGATAG
- a CDS encoding diacylglycerol kinase family protein: MGLQDRNKRGFSRLLRSFGYASEGLKHVFFYEQNMQIHISLSVVVVLLGAWLDVSRIEWLIILLVISGIFSLEIMNTAIERTVDLVTEEYHPIAKRAKDVAASAVFVYSVFAVIIGLVLFIPYILEKLSSL, from the coding sequence ATGGGCTTACAAGATAGAAATAAGCGCGGATTCTCTCGGCTACTCCGTTCATTTGGCTACGCTTCTGAGGGGTTAAAGCATGTGTTCTTTTATGAGCAGAACATGCAAATTCATATTAGCCTCTCGGTCGTGGTAGTTCTTTTAGGGGCTTGGTTAGATGTGTCACGTATTGAATGGTTAATTATTTTACTCGTGATTAGCGGAATTTTCTCCTTAGAAATCATGAATACCGCGATTGAGAGAACCGTCGATCTTGTAACAGAGGAGTACCACCCTATCGCCAAACGAGCAAAAGACGTTGCCGCTTCGGCTGTATTCGTGTATAGTGTTTTTGCTGTCATTATTGGTTTAGTTTTGTTTATTCCTTATATTCTTGAAAAGCTATCATCTTTATAA
- the floA gene encoding flotillin-like protein FloA (flotillin-like protein involved in membrane lipid rafts) codes for MTLDPGSIGLLVGLAVLIIFLAVLFTFVPVMLWISALAAGVKIGIFELVGMRLRRVIPARVVNPLIKAVKAGIDLSTSKLEGHYLAGGNVDRVVNALIAAQRANIELSFERAAAIDLAGRDVLEAVQMSVNPKVIETPFIAGVAMDGIEVKAKARITVRANIDRLVGGAGEDTVIARVGEGIVSTIGSAIHHKKVLESPDMISQTVLSKGLDAGTAFEILSIDIADIDIGKNIGAELQTDQAEADKKIAQAKAEERRAMAVAQEQEMKARVEEMRAKVVEAEAEVPMALSDALRKGNMGVMDYMNYQNVMADTDMRGSISKATGEDDQNNKRGQ; via the coding sequence ATGACATTAGATCCAGGAAGTATTGGATTATTGGTTGGTTTAGCGGTATTAATTATCTTCCTAGCGGTACTATTTACATTTGTACCTGTTATGTTGTGGATTTCTGCACTAGCTGCAGGAGTGAAGATTGGGATTTTCGAACTAGTGGGGATGCGTTTACGTCGAGTTATTCCAGCACGAGTAGTAAATCCATTGATCAAAGCCGTTAAAGCAGGTATTGATCTTAGTACATCAAAACTAGAAGGTCACTATTTAGCAGGTGGTAATGTTGACCGTGTTGTTAATGCGTTAATCGCAGCGCAACGTGCTAACATTGAATTAAGCTTTGAGCGTGCAGCAGCGATTGACCTTGCTGGTCGTGACGTATTAGAAGCAGTTCAAATGAGTGTAAACCCAAAAGTAATTGAAACACCATTCATTGCCGGTGTAGCGATGGACGGAATTGAAGTAAAAGCAAAAGCGCGTATTACAGTGCGTGCAAACATCGATCGCCTTGTCGGGGGTGCCGGGGAAGATACGGTTATCGCTCGTGTTGGTGAGGGGATTGTATCAACGATTGGTTCTGCTATACATCACAAGAAAGTTCTTGAAAGCCCAGATATGATTTCTCAAACCGTTTTATCTAAAGGTCTTGATGCTGGTACAGCGTTTGAGATTCTATCGATTGATATCGCAGACATTGATATCGGCAAGAACATTGGTGCTGAATTACAAACAGATCAAGCTGAAGCAGATAAGAAGATTGCACAAGCAAAAGCCGAAGAACGTCGTGCAATGGCTGTGGCACAAGAACAAGAGATGAAGGCTCGTGTCGAAGAAATGCGCGCGAAAGTTGTGGAAGCAGAAGCAGAAGTACCTATGGCATTATCAGATGCATTACGTAAAGGAAACATGGGCGTAATGGATTATATGAACTATCAAAACGTGATGGCTGATACAGATATGCGTGGGTCAATAAGTAAGGCAACAGGGGAAGATGATCAAAACAACAAGCGTGGTCAATAA